A genomic region of Dreissena polymorpha isolate Duluth1 chromosome 4, UMN_Dpol_1.0, whole genome shotgun sequence contains the following coding sequences:
- the LOC127879174 gene encoding anaphase-promoting complex subunit 10-like isoform X1: protein MATKFTASQELDVFKEEKDGLLREVGNQAVWSLSSCKPGFGVEQLRDSSFETYWQSDGPQPHLVNIQFRRKTTIQDVCIYTDYKADESYTPNRISIRAGSHFNDLVEVEQIELNEPIGWICVPLKDLTSGKPVRAFMIQIAVLSNHQNGRDTHVRRIKIRAPVQTSKLPLFTSIDFNMKSILR from the exons ATGGCTACCAAGTTTACTGCAAGCCAGGAGCTAGACGTATTTAAGGAAGAGAAAGATGGTCTCTTACGAGAGGTCGGCAACCAGGCGGTGTGGTCTTTGTCCTCTTGCAAACCTG GTTTTGGTGTAGAACAGCTAAGGGACAGTTCTTTTGAGACGTACTGGCAATCTGATGGCCCCCAGCCCCATCTCGTGAACATACAGTTCCGCAGGAAGACAACTATACAAGATGTGTGTATCTATACAGACTACAAGGCTGATGAAAGCTACACACCAAACAG GATCTCCATACGAGCAGGCAGCCATTTCAACGACTTAGTTGAGGTGGAACAGATTGAGCTCAATGAGCCCATTGGCTGGATATGTGTCCCCCTGAAAGACCTCACGAGTGGCAAGCCAGTACGAGCCTTCATGATACAGATTGCCGTGCTGTCCAACCATCAGAACGGGCGCGACACTCACGTCCGCAGGATCAAGATCAGGGCACCTGTACAGACCTCCAAGCTTCCACTGTTCACCAGCATAGACTTTAATATGAAATCAATTTTAAGATAA